In one window of Agrobacterium larrymoorei DNA:
- a CDS encoding MBL fold metallo-hydrolase has product MVLNSDEERRGNKQEFRVKIWGARGTLPVSGDKFRKYGGNTICIEVRCGDHILLFDAGSGLHPAGQALKAEGAGNVDMFFSHCHYDHIVGFPYFKPFFKRENDVRIWSGHLAGQKTTREMLREFMSPPWFPAPLDICCAHIVTRDFTAEDTLSVHPDLSIQTGMLTHPGNAIGYRIDWQGRSLAIITDTEHEPGKLDKAVLKLIDDVDLFLYDASFSDAEMELYKGYGHSSWQQAIRLAKSANAKSVGFIHHAPFRTDDELDQIDADAKKEFSGAFAAFDGQVIEL; this is encoded by the coding sequence ATGGTGTTGAATTCCGACGAGGAACGTCGGGGCAATAAACAGGAATTCCGGGTCAAGATTTGGGGAGCGCGGGGAACGCTTCCTGTATCAGGAGATAAATTCCGCAAATATGGTGGCAACACGATCTGCATCGAGGTTCGGTGCGGAGACCACATTCTGCTTTTCGATGCAGGCTCCGGCCTTCATCCCGCCGGACAGGCGCTGAAAGCGGAAGGTGCTGGCAATGTCGACATGTTCTTCTCCCATTGCCACTATGATCACATCGTCGGCTTTCCATACTTCAAGCCCTTCTTCAAGCGTGAGAACGATGTGCGCATCTGGTCCGGCCATCTTGCCGGGCAGAAGACCACTCGCGAAATGCTGCGTGAGTTCATGAGCCCGCCATGGTTCCCGGCCCCGCTGGATATCTGCTGCGCACATATCGTCACCAGGGATTTCACCGCCGAAGACACGCTGTCGGTCCATCCTGATCTGTCGATTCAGACGGGAATGTTGACCCACCCGGGCAATGCCATCGGCTACAGGATCGACTGGCAGGGACGAAGCCTCGCCATCATCACCGATACGGAGCACGAGCCGGGCAAGCTGGACAAGGCGGTGCTGAAGCTCATCGACGATGTGGACCTTTTCCTCTACGACGCCAGCTTCAGCGATGCGGAGATGGAGCTTTACAAGGGATACGGCCACTCGTCATGGCAGCAGGCGATCCGTCTGGCCAAATCCGCCAATGCGAAGTCCGTCGGCTTCATTCATCACGCGCCCTTCCGCACGGATGACGAGCTTGACCAGATCGATGCGGATGCGAAGAAGGAATTTTCCGGCGCTTTCGCTGCGTTCGACGGGCAGGTCATAGAGCTGTGA
- a CDS encoding cyclic nucleotide-binding domain-containing protein, whose protein sequence is MLFKDEIQMLKRVPFFSEMEPSKLKLLAFASDRVSYHAGDELFRQGDLGDAAYVLLTGKVDVLIDSPSGQIKLTEMSGNAIVGEIAILCDSVRTATVRASTPVEALRIGKEQFFKLMSDFPDVTIKVMRVLAERLTQTTTELSKARAHSNA, encoded by the coding sequence ATGCTTTTCAAGGATGAAATTCAGATGCTGAAGCGCGTTCCATTCTTTAGCGAGATGGAGCCGTCGAAACTCAAGCTTCTTGCTTTCGCATCGGACCGCGTGTCCTACCACGCAGGCGACGAGCTGTTTCGTCAGGGCGATCTGGGAGACGCTGCCTACGTGCTTCTCACCGGCAAGGTGGATGTGCTGATCGACTCGCCTTCCGGGCAGATCAAACTGACGGAAATGAGCGGCAACGCCATCGTCGGTGAAATCGCCATCCTGTGCGACAGCGTGCGTACCGCAACGGTTCGTGCCTCTACCCCGGTAGAAGCGCTACGCATCGGCAAGGAGCAGTTCTTCAAGCTGATGTCGGACTTTCCGGACGTGACGATCAAGGTTATGCGTGTCCTGGCCGAGCGTCTGACACAGACGACCACGGAACTGAGCAAAGCGCGCGCGCATTCGAACGCATGA
- a CDS encoding ABC transporter ATP-binding protein, producing MEKSLTRYIWNHTKRQQLFILLIVALSMIPYFLAFDLPKQIVNGPIQGDGFEGVNSTQLFMHLTVDIPYYGKLTLFPGIELTRLGMLMGLSLTFLALVIINGLFKYYINTYKGRLGERLLRRIRFQLIDRILLFPPSHFKRVKGAEISSMIKDEVEPLGGFTGDAFVQPALLGGQALSALFFILVQNFWLGLIAAFMAAIQVGIIPKMRRRLIELGRQRQLSARQLAGRIGEMVEGIGTIHAYDTSNYERADAAHRLGEIFKIRYDLYQWKFIVKFINNFLAQLTPFFFYALGGYLTLRGSLDVGQLVAVINAYKELPGPLKELIDWDQARQDVQVKYEQVFEQFDSPSMIDGKIQALSPEAAAAITGPIVVSGLSLDDDSGTRLLDQASLTINPGETIAIVGSAGGEALADALGRTLWPTSGKISIGDADFHELPESVTGRRISYVSADTYFFHASLRDNLLYGLKHAPLKAKEYEGAELEHRKWEIREAKLAENPNIDLHGDWIDYESSPAGSDDPDRFLKAMLDVLDTVQLSPDVLEFALRSSIDPLSDLHLAARIVELRQVLRSELERENLSGLIVPFEPNSYNTEATVGENILFGTMRDASTGSRKIIESDYFRSLMRGTGLSNTLFDMGYTIAENIVEIFSDLPPDHPLFQQMNFMTAEDIPSYQQMLQRLQGKGYGDASEAERRAMLRLSFFYIEPRQRFGLLTDDVMKRIVEVRHMFHEKLPDELRDIIEPYDPSKYAASTSLLDNILFGKISHRYTDASRRITRIVADAMRKQGVYDRVLAVGLEFNLGAGGKRLGPLQRQKLNLARALMRRSDFYVLNRPLPGLDHRLQQEIVDNVMTFLRTDGANPAILWVLSNPSLARMFDRVIVVNQSAIVADGSYETLAEENGTFKEMIAA from the coding sequence ATGGAAAAAAGTTTAACCCGCTATATCTGGAATCACACGAAGCGGCAGCAGCTTTTCATTCTGCTGATTGTCGCCTTGTCGATGATACCGTATTTCCTTGCATTCGATCTTCCCAAGCAGATCGTCAACGGCCCCATTCAGGGTGACGGTTTCGAAGGCGTCAATTCCACCCAGCTGTTCATGCATCTGACGGTGGACATTCCCTATTACGGCAAGCTCACGCTTTTCCCCGGCATCGAGCTGACGCGCCTGGGAATGTTGATGGGGCTGAGCCTGACCTTTCTGGCGCTCGTCATCATCAACGGCCTCTTCAAATATTACATCAACACATACAAGGGCCGTCTGGGGGAGCGACTGCTTCGCCGCATCCGCTTCCAGCTGATAGACCGCATTCTTCTCTTCCCGCCCTCGCACTTCAAGCGGGTGAAGGGTGCGGAAATTTCCAGCATGATCAAGGACGAGGTGGAGCCACTCGGCGGCTTCACCGGTGACGCCTTCGTGCAGCCTGCCCTTCTCGGAGGGCAGGCACTATCGGCGCTCTTCTTCATTCTGGTGCAGAATTTCTGGCTGGGTCTCATTGCAGCCTTCATGGCCGCCATTCAGGTCGGCATCATTCCCAAGATGCGCCGCCGCCTGATCGAGCTTGGCCGCCAGCGGCAATTGAGTGCGCGCCAGCTGGCAGGCCGGATCGGCGAAATGGTGGAAGGCATCGGCACGATCCATGCCTACGACACCTCGAATTACGAGCGCGCGGATGCGGCCCACAGGCTCGGTGAAATCTTCAAGATCCGCTACGATCTCTACCAGTGGAAGTTCATCGTCAAGTTCATCAATAACTTCCTGGCGCAGCTGACACCTTTCTTTTTCTATGCGCTCGGCGGTTACCTTACCCTGCGTGGCAGCCTCGACGTCGGTCAGCTTGTCGCCGTCATTAACGCCTATAAGGAGCTTCCCGGCCCGCTTAAGGAACTCATCGACTGGGATCAGGCCCGTCAGGACGTTCAGGTCAAGTATGAGCAGGTTTTCGAGCAGTTCGATTCCCCAAGCATGATCGACGGTAAAATTCAGGCGCTTTCGCCGGAAGCAGCAGCCGCCATCACCGGCCCCATCGTAGTGTCCGGCCTGTCGCTGGATGACGACAGCGGCACACGCCTGCTCGATCAGGCGTCACTGACGATCAATCCGGGAGAAACCATCGCCATCGTCGGCAGCGCCGGTGGCGAGGCGCTGGCGGATGCGCTGGGGCGCACGCTCTGGCCCACTTCAGGGAAGATTTCCATTGGCGATGCCGATTTCCATGAGTTGCCGGAATCCGTTACAGGACGGCGCATCTCTTACGTATCTGCCGACACCTACTTCTTCCATGCCAGCCTCAGGGACAATCTTCTCTACGGCCTCAAGCACGCACCTTTGAAAGCCAAGGAATATGAGGGCGCCGAGCTGGAGCATCGGAAGTGGGAAATCCGCGAGGCGAAGCTTGCCGAGAACCCGAATATCGACCTGCACGGAGACTGGATCGACTACGAATCCAGCCCTGCAGGCAGCGATGATCCGGACCGCTTCCTGAAAGCCATGCTGGATGTGCTCGATACAGTTCAACTCTCGCCGGATGTGCTGGAATTTGCGCTGAGATCCTCGATCGATCCCTTGAGCGACCTGCATCTTGCAGCGCGGATCGTGGAACTGAGACAGGTTCTGCGCAGCGAACTCGAACGGGAAAATCTCAGCGGGCTGATCGTTCCCTTCGAGCCGAACAGCTACAACACGGAAGCGACCGTTGGTGAAAACATCCTGTTCGGCACCATGCGCGATGCATCCACCGGCAGCCGCAAGATCATTGAAAGCGACTACTTCCGCTCTTTGATGCGGGGAACGGGCCTATCCAACACGCTGTTCGACATGGGTTACACGATTGCGGAAAACATCGTTGAAATCTTCAGCGATCTCCCGCCGGATCACCCGTTGTTCCAGCAGATGAACTTCATGACCGCGGAAGATATTCCGAGCTACCAGCAGATGCTTCAGCGTCTCCAGGGCAAAGGCTATGGCGATGCGAGCGAGGCCGAGCGCCGCGCCATGCTGCGGCTCAGCTTCTTCTATATCGAGCCGCGTCAGCGCTTCGGTCTTCTGACCGACGATGTGATGAAGCGCATCGTGGAAGTGCGCCACATGTTCCACGAAAAGCTGCCGGACGAGTTACGCGACATCATCGAGCCTTACGATCCGAGCAAATACGCAGCCTCCACCAGCCTGCTCGACAACATCCTCTTCGGCAAGATCAGCCACCGTTATACCGACGCTTCGCGCCGCATCACCCGCATCGTAGCCGATGCGATGCGCAAGCAGGGCGTCTATGATCGCGTATTGGCCGTGGGCCTTGAGTTCAACCTCGGCGCCGGCGGAAAGAGGCTTGGACCGCTTCAGCGGCAGAAGCTCAATCTTGCGCGTGCGCTGATGCGCCGGTCGGACTTCTACGTCCTGAACCGCCCGCTTCCCGGCCTCGACCATCGATTGCAGCAGGAAATCGTCGATAACGTCATGACGTTCCTGCGGACGGACGGCGCAAATCCCGCAATCCTCTGGGTTTTATCGAACCCATCGCTTGCCCGGATGTTCGACAGAGTGATCGTCGTCAACCAGAGCGCGATCGTTGCCGATGGATCATACGAGACTCTTGCGGAAGAAAACGGTACATTCAAAGAAATGATTGCTGCATGA